A portion of the Paenibacillus sp. PvR098 genome contains these proteins:
- a CDS encoding ABC transporter permease yields MINYTMKKGLQLFVTMFGVLTLVFFSIRLIPGDPAAAIAGDSLSAEALEELREKLGLNAPLWAQYIEYLKSILSLDLGTTITTSLPIAGLLLKALPITLIIAVFTVLLSVIIAIPLGTIAAFLAHKGKKALDNIITWAAMLVDLMPSFWTALLLMLFLSLNLRLFPASGAISFDDPVMFFMRVAMPILVLGLTQIATLARITRTAVLEVLNEDYVRTARAMGTSEIIVVFRHALKNAMLPIITVVGLSFGNLLNGTVIVEFIFSIPGIGSLLVYGINSRDYPLVQNVILFYAFVFVAINFLTDLVYKKFDPRVQF; encoded by the coding sequence ATGATCAACTACACCATGAAAAAAGGATTACAGCTGTTTGTTACGATGTTCGGTGTGTTGACTCTCGTGTTCTTCTCCATTCGGCTCATTCCAGGCGATCCTGCTGCAGCGATCGCCGGAGACAGCCTTTCGGCTGAGGCGCTCGAGGAATTAAGGGAGAAGCTCGGACTCAATGCCCCTCTCTGGGCTCAATATATCGAATATTTAAAAAGTATTCTTAGTCTGGATTTGGGTACGACGATCACCACATCGCTGCCGATTGCCGGTTTGCTGTTGAAAGCTTTGCCCATAACGCTGATCATCGCTGTGTTTACGGTGCTACTTTCAGTTATCATCGCCATTCCGCTCGGAACCATCGCCGCTTTCCTGGCCCATAAAGGCAAGAAAGCGTTGGATAATATCATCACATGGGCAGCGATGCTGGTGGATCTGATGCCTTCCTTCTGGACGGCACTGCTGCTCATGCTGTTCCTGTCGCTTAATTTACGCCTGTTTCCTGCGAGTGGTGCGATCAGTTTCGACGATCCGGTCATGTTCTTCATGCGGGTGGCGATGCCAATCCTGGTGCTGGGTTTAACTCAGATCGCAACCTTGGCCAGAATTACCCGAACGGCTGTACTGGAAGTGCTGAATGAAGATTATGTAAGAACGGCCAGAGCGATGGGGACATCGGAAATCATTGTGGTGTTCAGACATGCATTGAAAAATGCGATGCTGCCCATTATTACCGTGGTTGGTCTTAGTTTCGGCAACTTGTTGAACGGTACGGTGATTGTGGAGTTTATCTTCTCCATACCGGGTATCGGTTCACTCCTTGTATACGGCATTAACAGTCGGGACTATCCTCTTGTCCAAAATGTGATTTTATTTTATGCCTTCGTGTTTGTAGCGATTAATTTCTTAACTGACCTGGTCTACAAGAAGTTCGATCCGAGAGTTCAGTTCTAA
- a CDS encoding MFS transporter, whose product MLSADFYRKFAIYGGGFFFTITGMAQPFFTLYAQELGASMAAIGFMVTLRSLLPIFIAMPVGQLIDLIGAIKMLKIGSVFLILSLFTNMIATDLYMLAISQLFMGASIIIMASSLQVMVSEGSKNERNENIKKYSMWMSCGGMLGPLIGGALTSLFASKLLGYKVTFGAACAISVMFLIFLLLIAKGYRKSSEGSKQAAKEMLKFKGIMDSYMSGIHLTKSRAVQFGLIGTFLIMYIQVLFSSFMPIYLDEKGYTTLLISIIISAQSLAGMMSRFALGWIMKRTHLERILLFAGLIASVCLIFTPVAVLHTTGIIVLVMIMGSAVGINLPVSMMIMVNDTEEADRGKLMGLRLLMNRFSQIISPAMFGVLGQSLGLTVAFYTGGAFLIATILGFSLYSSAKWGLKTEGIDSVEKPPPKSFVASPSKKVSS is encoded by the coding sequence ATGCTGTCAGCTGACTTCTACCGCAAATTTGCCATTTATGGCGGAGGTTTTTTTTTCACCATTACCGGTATGGCGCAGCCATTCTTTACTCTGTACGCTCAGGAACTGGGGGCATCGATGGCGGCGATCGGCTTTATGGTTACGCTTCGTTCCCTGCTCCCGATATTTATTGCCATGCCGGTAGGACAATTGATCGATCTGATCGGTGCGATCAAAATGCTGAAGATCGGAAGTGTGTTCCTGATCTTGTCCCTATTCACCAACATGATTGCAACCGATTTGTACATGCTCGCGATTTCCCAGCTCTTCATGGGAGCCAGCATTATTATTATGGCTTCCTCCCTTCAGGTGATGGTGTCCGAAGGCTCGAAGAACGAACGGAATGAAAATATCAAAAAATATTCGATGTGGATGTCGTGCGGAGGGATGCTGGGCCCGCTGATCGGCGGAGCGCTCACCTCCTTGTTTGCGTCGAAGCTGCTTGGATATAAAGTGACCTTTGGAGCAGCGTGCGCGATTTCCGTGATGTTCCTGATTTTTTTATTGCTGATTGCCAAAGGGTACCGAAAATCCTCGGAAGGCAGCAAGCAGGCTGCCAAAGAGATGCTCAAGTTCAAAGGAATCATGGACAGTTACATGAGCGGAATTCACTTGACCAAAAGCCGGGCTGTACAGTTCGGTTTAATCGGGACCTTCCTGATCATGTATATCCAAGTGCTATTTTCGAGCTTTATGCCCATCTATTTGGACGAGAAGGGCTATACGACATTGCTGATCTCTATAATCATATCGGCTCAAAGCTTAGCTGGAATGATGTCCAGATTTGCGCTGGGCTGGATTATGAAAAGGACCCATTTGGAACGAATCCTGCTTTTTGCCGGATTAATTGCTTCCGTTTGTCTCATCTTTACGCCGGTTGCCGTTTTGCATACGACAGGGATTATCGTTCTGGTAATGATTATGGGCAGTGCGGTAGGCATTAATCTTCCGGTGAGCATGATGATCATGGTGAACGATACGGAGGAAGCGGATCGCGGGAAGCTCATGGGGCTGCGGCTATTAATGAACCGCTTTTCGCAAATTATCAGTCCGGCCATGTTTGGCGTGTTGGGGCAATCGCTTGGACTGACGGTAGCGTTCTATACCGGAGGTGCATTCTTAATAGCGACCATTCTTGGGTTTTCTCTATACTCCTCTGCCAAATGGGGCTTGAAGACCGAGGGAATTGATTCGGTTGAGAAGCCGCCTCCTAAATCATTTGTGGCGTCTCCATCAAAGAAGGTCTCATCCTGA
- a CDS encoding ABC transporter substrate-binding protein, producing the protein MRTWKWGFTCILVLLMFLTACETSGGGSTSEGTQTAGTSSGEAAGSGEKVLKVRFYDDPAGFDPANIFRIENENIAFNIFSGLTTYDSKTGAIIPDLAESWENSDNQTWKFQLRKGVKWQKGYGEFTSADVLYSYHRILDPVTASPYAAEFNNVESFEAPDPHTFVVKLKKPDGNFLHQVANYHQGQIVKKEAVEEFGDKIRWNPVGTGPYAVEKIDPTSEIVLVRHEEYYKGPAPISKLIFSIMKDDATATIALQNGEIDLLMRTNREENLDTLEKAGFKMNRVDNYAVSLKVFNLEHPILSNPKVRQAWAHAVDFQAIAEGVTPNLQMGAANLMPEWMEGYSKNVPIYEYNPEKAKQLLQEAGYANGFKVKNLATSATGVTDQMQLEQEYLKAVGIQLEFELVDTPTFNQKRNRGEFETATRLLPAVNPDMILFSFLHPDNISPKGLNGARYNNPEVTGKLEAVRAEVDPGKRKVLYEEIQKIAMTELPYLPTFGGNVFWPSKQNIDGVVINKLAQVNFYDVDIK; encoded by the coding sequence ATGAGAACATGGAAATGGGGTTTTACCTGTATACTGGTCCTCTTGATGTTTTTGACGGCATGTGAAACCAGCGGAGGCGGCAGCACATCGGAAGGGACGCAGACTGCAGGAACAAGCTCAGGCGAAGCGGCAGGATCTGGGGAAAAAGTACTGAAGGTCCGTTTTTACGATGATCCGGCTGGCTTTGACCCGGCGAATATATTCCGGATTGAAAACGAGAATATTGCGTTTAACATTTTCAGCGGACTGACAACCTACGATTCCAAAACCGGAGCCATTATACCTGATTTGGCGGAATCGTGGGAGAACTCGGATAATCAGACTTGGAAGTTCCAGCTGCGTAAGGGCGTGAAATGGCAAAAAGGGTACGGCGAGTTTACTTCCGCAGATGTGCTGTACTCCTATCATCGTATTTTGGATCCGGTAACCGCATCGCCCTATGCGGCAGAATTCAACAATGTGGAAAGTTTTGAAGCACCAGATCCGCATACGTTCGTAGTTAAGCTCAAGAAGCCTGACGGCAATTTCCTGCATCAGGTCGCTAACTATCACCAAGGTCAGATTGTGAAGAAAGAAGCGGTCGAGGAGTTTGGAGATAAGATCCGCTGGAATCCGGTCGGAACAGGTCCCTATGCGGTGGAGAAGATCGATCCGACTTCAGAGATCGTCCTCGTACGGCATGAGGAATATTACAAGGGTCCGGCTCCGATCAGCAAGCTTATTTTCTCGATTATGAAAGACGATGCCACCGCTACCATCGCTTTGCAGAATGGTGAAATCGACTTGCTCATGCGCACCAACCGCGAGGAAAATTTGGATACGTTGGAGAAAGCGGGCTTCAAAATGAACAGGGTCGACAACTATGCCGTTTCACTTAAGGTATTTAATTTGGAACACCCGATTTTATCGAATCCCAAAGTGCGTCAGGCTTGGGCGCACGCAGTTGACTTCCAGGCGATTGCTGAAGGCGTGACTCCGAATCTCCAAATGGGCGCTGCCAATCTGATGCCGGAGTGGATGGAAGGGTACAGCAAAAATGTGCCGATATATGAGTATAATCCTGAAAAAGCGAAGCAGCTCTTGCAAGAAGCGGGATATGCGAACGGATTTAAAGTCAAAAATCTGGCCACTTCCGCAACAGGTGTAACGGATCAAATGCAGCTGGAGCAGGAATATCTCAAAGCGGTAGGCATTCAATTGGAATTTGAATTGGTCGATACGCCCACTTTTAATCAAAAGCGCAACCGAGGTGAGTTTGAAACGGCCACTCGTCTCCTGCCGGCTGTCAACCCGGATATGATTTTATTCAGTTTCCTGCATCCGGATAATATTTCTCCAAAAGGCTTGAATGGCGCCAGATACAACAATCCCGAAGTAACGGGTAAGCTGGAGGCTGTGCGTGCAGAAGTCGATCCCGGGAAGCGGAAGGTTCTTTATGAAGAAATACAGAAGATTGCCATGACGGAGCTTCCGTATTTACCGACCTTTGGAGGTAACGTATTCTGGCCAAGCAAACAAAATATTGACGGTGTGGTCATAAACAAGCTGGCGCAGGTCAATTTCTATGATGTAGATATCAAATAA
- a CDS encoding ABC transporter permease encodes MKQEAVHTTMIGQASALPPWRIKIPYFMFFVRNKKAMWAVLILAPILLLAVLSPVLPLQAPLETNVRQSLSSPTLEHPFGTDKLGRDVFSRTLSGIKVSMLVGISVAAIALVFGIVLGTISGFFGKTVDRVIMGIVDIFLAFPSLLLAIGLVAVMGAGTIPVICAIALADVPRFIRLQRSLVLSLKSRTFIDAARTVNASQGWLMAKHIVPNTIAPLLVAASIAAANAILVEASLSFLGLGILPPAPSLGNIIRDGQLYLQQAWWISTLPGVVILLIAIALHFLSDGIREALDPKARK; translated from the coding sequence GTGAAACAAGAAGCGGTTCATACGACAATGATCGGGCAAGCCTCAGCATTGCCGCCCTGGAGAATCAAAATTCCTTATTTCATGTTTTTTGTCAGGAATAAAAAGGCCATGTGGGCCGTGCTGATCCTAGCACCCATTCTGCTGCTGGCCGTTTTGTCGCCAGTACTGCCGCTGCAAGCGCCTCTCGAAACAAATGTCCGGCAAAGCCTGTCCTCCCCAACGCTGGAGCATCCCTTCGGTACGGATAAGCTGGGCAGAGATGTATTCAGCAGGACATTGTCAGGCATCAAAGTATCGATGCTGGTCGGTATAAGCGTAGCGGCTATTGCTCTTGTTTTCGGCATAGTCCTCGGGACCATATCCGGATTCTTCGGCAAAACCGTCGATCGTGTTATTATGGGAATTGTAGATATATTCTTGGCTTTCCCTTCTTTGCTGCTGGCGATCGGCTTGGTTGCCGTGATGGGGGCCGGTACGATCCCAGTGATCTGCGCCATTGCTCTCGCCGATGTGCCCCGATTTATCCGTCTTCAGCGCTCGCTGGTGCTGAGTCTGAAGTCCAGAACGTTCATTGATGCGGCCAGAACGGTCAACGCTTCCCAGGGCTGGCTAATGGCGAAGCATATTGTTCCCAATACGATTGCGCCTCTGCTCGTTGCCGCCAGTATCGCCGCTGCGAACGCGATTTTGGTTGAAGCCAGCTTGAGCTTTCTCGGTTTGGGAATACTGCCTCCGGCTCCATCCTTGGGCAATATAATCCGAGACGGTCAATTATATCTGCAGCAGGCTTGGTGGATTTCCACACTGCCGGGTGTTGTCATTCTGCTGATTGCGATCGCGCTGCACTTTTTATCCGACGGTATTCGTGAGGCATTGGATCCGAAAGCAAGAAAATAG
- a CDS encoding ABC transporter ATP-binding protein: MEKEPMMSPYVPVLQVHDLHTHFFTESGTVKAVNGVSFDLQRGERLAIVGESGSGKSAMAMSLIQLIAHPGKVVSGSVKLEGQELIGMSDGGLNKLRGSSIGTVFQDPMASLDPVMRIEDQMVIPIRKHLNLGAKESRAHAIQLLSSVGIPDAEKRITSYPFEMSGGMRQRVMIAMAISCNPKLIIADEPTTALDVTIQAQIVELMKSITEKTGSAMVFITHDLGLVARFAQKVAVMYAGKIVEYGTVHEIFGQPKHPYTQSLLMTIPSVSGEKRERLLQIQGFPPDMKYPVLGCAYKERCPAASDRCYHNTPELTVKGGQQLAACWELKGLMRDGEDKVMDLLSYQRRKEAPDIAQSDLNFEEESYGRSDVVLEVRELRKHYKKTSVLPWKKSVEIRAVNGIDLTLKQGETIGIVGESGCGKSTTARMLLQLEQPTSGSINAKGNIQIVFQDPYSSFNPKMSIEDIIAEPLNVQKIGTKEDRKRKVRDLIQKVGLDPVYLDRYPSQLSGGQRQRVGVARALALNPSVVVADEPTSALDVSVRAQIINLLCDLKEEMGLSFIFISHDLSTVRYISDMIAVMYLGEIVEFGPAEEVFTNPAHPYTKALLAAVPVPDPFVEEGRSIKLLSGEMPSPANPPAGCAFSTRCPMATEQCMEEKPILTEKMALRKVACHAVS; encoded by the coding sequence ATGGAGAAGGAACCCATGATGAGTCCATACGTACCCGTCCTGCAGGTTCACGATTTGCATACACACTTTTTTACGGAATCAGGCACGGTAAAAGCAGTAAATGGGGTTTCCTTCGACTTGCAGCGAGGTGAGCGTCTGGCTATTGTAGGCGAGAGCGGTTCAGGCAAAAGCGCCATGGCGATGTCTTTGATCCAGTTGATCGCTCATCCGGGCAAGGTCGTTTCGGGCAGCGTGAAGCTGGAAGGGCAGGAACTGATCGGCATGAGTGACGGAGGGCTCAACAAGCTGCGCGGAAGCTCCATCGGAACGGTATTTCAGGATCCGATGGCCTCTCTTGATCCGGTGATGCGGATTGAGGATCAAATGGTCATTCCGATTCGGAAGCACTTAAATCTAGGGGCCAAAGAGTCCAGAGCGCATGCGATCCAATTATTGAGCAGCGTCGGTATTCCCGATGCGGAGAAACGGATCACGTCTTATCCGTTCGAAATGAGCGGCGGTATGAGACAAAGGGTGATGATCGCCATGGCGATCTCCTGCAATCCGAAGCTGATTATTGCGGATGAACCGACCACTGCACTGGATGTGACCATCCAGGCTCAGATCGTGGAGCTCATGAAGAGCATTACGGAGAAAACGGGCAGCGCCATGGTTTTTATCACCCATGATTTGGGCTTGGTTGCCCGCTTCGCGCAAAAGGTGGCGGTCATGTACGCCGGTAAAATCGTTGAGTACGGTACCGTACATGAGATTTTCGGGCAGCCTAAGCATCCTTACACGCAGAGCCTGCTTATGACCATCCCGAGTGTCAGCGGAGAAAAAAGGGAGCGTCTGCTGCAAATTCAAGGATTTCCGCCGGATATGAAATATCCAGTTCTGGGCTGTGCTTATAAAGAACGGTGTCCGGCAGCCTCCGATCGTTGTTATCACAATACACCGGAATTAACCGTAAAGGGAGGACAGCAGCTAGCCGCATGCTGGGAGTTGAAGGGCTTGATGAGAGATGGGGAAGACAAGGTAATGGACCTGCTCAGCTATCAGAGAAGAAAGGAAGCCCCCGACATAGCGCAATCGGATTTGAACTTTGAAGAAGAAAGCTATGGCCGTTCCGATGTGGTGCTTGAGGTTCGGGAATTGCGAAAGCATTATAAGAAGACGTCCGTCCTGCCATGGAAAAAGTCGGTGGAGATTCGTGCCGTGAACGGGATTGACCTGACCTTAAAACAAGGAGAGACTATCGGGATTGTAGGTGAAAGCGGCTGCGGCAAAAGCACGACAGCCCGCATGCTGCTCCAGCTTGAGCAGCCTACCTCAGGCAGCATCAACGCCAAAGGCAATATTCAAATCGTATTCCAAGATCCGTACTCTTCTTTTAATCCCAAGATGAGCATTGAGGATATCATCGCCGAACCGCTGAATGTGCAAAAAATCGGAACGAAGGAGGACCGGAAGCGGAAAGTAAGAGATTTAATTCAGAAGGTTGGATTGGATCCTGTTTATTTGGACCGGTATCCGAGTCAATTAAGCGGAGGCCAGCGGCAGCGGGTTGGCGTCGCCCGGGCACTTGCTTTGAATCCTTCAGTCGTGGTGGCCGATGAACCGACATCGGCGCTGGATGTATCGGTGCGCGCACAAATTATTAATTTGCTTTGTGACCTGAAGGAGGAGATGGGCCTAAGCTTTATATTCATCTCTCATGACCTGTCCACGGTGCGCTACATTAGCGACATGATTGCCGTTATGTATCTGGGGGAAATTGTAGAGTTTGGTCCTGCTGAAGAAGTGTTTACGAATCCAGCACATCCTTATACGAAGGCTTTGCTTGCCGCCGTTCCCGTTCCCGATCCGTTCGTGGAGGAAGGGCGCAGCATTAAGCTGCTGTCGGGTGAAATGCCAAGTCCCGCGAACCCTCCTGCGGGCTGCGCGTTCAGTACGCGATGTCCAATGGCGACAGAACAATGTATGGAGGAAAAGCCGATCTTAACGGAAAAAATGGCGTTGAGAAAGGTAGCCTGCCATGCTGTCAGCTGA